From one Butyricimonas faecihominis genomic stretch:
- a CDS encoding RagB/SusD family nutrient uptake outer membrane protein, producing MKKVIYLFLMVVLSVSCFDDFLTEEPETLVTNNNFWQNEKDVESAVYGMHRWFRWVIGRVDVHYRDRGLPFDNLGSWANISNNDLSRFTPDDPNTYWGYEYELVAEANTIADNIGRANMPQERYNFYLGQVLTIRAWSYFYIIRNWGDAPYIIHAEDVGERGRMAWQDIADAIIDDLKLAVGYLPRVNDLRDSEGRMIDSKQVPSRGTAFAIMAQVYAWKAALNNEPELNKLAIAACDSVIDSGSYALVGSIKDVCERVMLGNSEEGIFEIDYRNTEDDLKSGGSYLAAFCQSWPIMPNRTPATKRRGLRLDNTTVYKMYPDKSDQRREEYFYKLDSMAGVSTSITQGAVYVRKLRHILLYTSGSEIGQLKSFEDNEIIIRLADMILLRAELKAKTGDTDGAIRDLNRVRNRAGVRDYSLADGDLQDVIADERDRELFCEGISTRYFDIMRNGTFREKLRGNFKTLTEQDVADGALYYPVARQAFEDNTLMRQTSYWKRNGFSF from the coding sequence ATGAAAAAAGTAATATATCTTTTTTTGATGGTTGTGTTGTCTGTTTCTTGTTTCGACGATTTCCTGACGGAGGAACCGGAGACGTTGGTAACTAATAATAATTTTTGGCAAAACGAGAAAGACGTGGAAAGTGCCGTGTACGGGATGCATCGTTGGTTTCGTTGGGTGATCGGCCGGGTGGACGTACATTACCGGGATCGAGGGTTACCTTTTGATAACCTTGGGAGCTGGGCGAACATTTCGAATAATGACTTGAGTAGGTTCACGCCGGATGACCCGAACACTTACTGGGGCTACGAGTACGAGTTAGTGGCCGAGGCTAACACGATTGCGGATAATATTGGACGGGCAAATATGCCGCAAGAACGTTACAATTTTTATCTCGGGCAGGTGTTGACAATCAGGGCATGGAGCTATTTTTACATTATCCGTAATTGGGGGGATGCCCCTTACATTATACACGCGGAGGATGTCGGGGAGAGAGGTCGGATGGCGTGGCAGGATATTGCGGATGCGATTATCGATGATTTGAAGTTGGCGGTTGGGTATCTTCCTCGTGTGAACGATTTGCGGGATAGCGAGGGGAGAATGATAGATAGTAAGCAAGTGCCTTCCCGGGGAACGGCGTTTGCAATCATGGCTCAAGTGTATGCATGGAAGGCGGCTTTGAATAACGAGCCGGAGTTGAATAAGCTGGCGATTGCAGCCTGTGATTCAGTGATAGATAGCGGTTCCTATGCTTTAGTGGGAAGCATAAAGGACGTGTGCGAGCGGGTGATGCTGGGGAATAGCGAGGAAGGGATATTTGAGATTGATTACCGGAACACGGAGGATGATTTAAAGTCAGGAGGTTCTTATCTAGCAGCGTTTTGCCAATCATGGCCGATCATGCCTAATAGAACTCCGGCCACGAAAAGACGTGGGTTACGCCTTGATAATACAACCGTCTATAAGATGTATCCGGACAAGTCAGACCAGCGTCGGGAGGAGTATTTTTACAAGCTCGACAGTATGGCTGGCGTGTCAACTTCGATCACGCAGGGGGCTGTCTACGTGCGAAAATTACGGCATATATTGCTTTACACGAGTGGTAGCGAGATTGGACAACTGAAATCTTTCGAGGATAACGAGATTATTATCCGGTTGGCGGATATGATCTTGTTGAGAGCCGAGCTGAAAGCCAAGACTGGTGACACGGATGGTGCCATCCGGGACTTGAACCGGGTTCGTAACCGGGCCGGGGTGCGGGATTATTCACTCGCAGACGGGGATTTACAAGATGTTATTGCAGATGAACGTGATCGGGAACTCTTTTGCGAGGGAATTTCCACGCGTTATTTTGACATCATGCGTAACGGGACTTTCCGGGAGAAATTGCGGGGAAACTTCAAAACATTGACGGAACAAGATGTGGCAGACGGGGCATTGTATTATCCCGTGGCACGGCAGGCTTTTGAGGATAATACACTGATGAGGCAGACTTCTTATTGGAAACGTAACGGATTTTCTTTTTAG